In one window of Candidatus Binatia bacterium DNA:
- a CDS encoding 2-oxoacid:acceptor oxidoreductase family protein encodes MPAIDLRERIRTSVLDVRGDGKAGGGLVLAFQSLANLMLRDSGLHVQEWPFFSSARRGANIRSFLRVSAKPILAACEVTRPALSVLMDEGAARSADFTQGVPQGGTFVLNTPHTPEECARHYGLTGRVVTVAGDAIGSEHLKHAIGNVSIYVAVAHAIGGFEEAAIVESFLQTLKKRHVPDSVVERNRGALRA; translated from the coding sequence ATGCCCGCGATCGATCTAAGGGAGCGAATCCGGACTTCGGTGCTGGACGTTCGGGGGGACGGCAAGGCCGGGGGCGGCCTCGTCCTCGCCTTCCAGAGCCTGGCCAACCTCATGCTCCGGGACTCCGGCCTGCACGTCCAGGAGTGGCCCTTCTTCAGCAGCGCCCGGCGCGGTGCGAACATCCGCTCCTTCCTCCGGGTCAGCGCCAAACCGATCCTCGCCGCCTGTGAGGTGACCCGACCGGCGCTCTCGGTCCTGATGGACGAGGGGGCGGCCCGGTCGGCCGACTTCACGCAGGGGGTGCCCCAGGGGGGGACGTTCGTCCTCAACACCCCGCACACCCCCGAAGAGTGCGCGCGGCATTATGGGCTGACCGGCCGCGTCGTGACGGTCGCCGGCGACGCGATCGGCTCCGAGCACCTGAAGCACGCGATCGGCAACGTCTCGATCTACGTCGCCGTCGCGCACGCGATCGGGGGCTTCGAGGAGGCGGCGATCGTCGAGTCCTTCCTCCAGACCCTGAAGAAGCGCCACGTGCCCGACTCGGTGGTGGAGCGGAACCGAGGCGCGCTCCGCGC